The sequence CATGGCAGCATGACGATGCTTGGCATGGAGCCCTCCGTTGGTAAGTCGAACGGGCAGGCAGACCACGCGAATCACAAAAGCCAGCACATGGAGCACAGGCAGCAGGGCGCAGCCCCATCCATGCAAGGCACGCAGGAGATGCCCAGCGTGAAAGCGATTGACCCACGCCGATCAAAGATTCCAGGCGTCGAGCCAGTCAAACATGGCCCTGACGACCATGGGCCAGGCAATCAAATGGTGGCCGAGTATTCGCGGAACCGTATAGGGGAACCAGGGAGAGGTTTAGAAGGTGGTGATCGTCGGGTGTTGCTCTATACCGATTTGAAAAGTCTTGCGCCCTATCCCGATCAACGGGAGCCGGAGCGAGAGATTGAACTCCATCTCACGGGCCAGATGAACCGCTATATGTGGTCCTTCGACGGGAAGAAATATTCAGAATCTCGCGAGCCGGTTCGCCTCCGCTATGGCGAACGGGTGCGCTTGACCTTTGTGAACGACACAATGATGGAACATCCGATCCATCTGCACGGGATGTGGATGTATGTGGAAAATGGCGCGGGCGAGCATCTGCCACGCAAGCACACCGTCATCGTCAAGCCGGCTGAGCGGGTGTCCGTGGCCGTCACTGCGGATGTCCCAGGGCCATGGGCGTTTCACTGTCATCTCCTCTTCCACATGGACGCGGGGATGTTCCGGGTTGTCGAGGTGTCGGAACCATGAATGCCACATGCGCTCCTGCCAGATTGCCTGCGAGCCTCCTTACAGTTGCATTGGTCTTGCTATTGGACGACGGCATCGCCATGACAGTCATGGCCGCCCAACCGACGAGCGAGTCCCCCAAGACTCCAATTACGTCAGCAGGGACTACGGTGATGCTAAACGGAAAGGGTACAGCCATGCAGGAGGGCACGCTATCGAAGTTTTCCACGCCAGGCGACTGGCCTGCTCCCGTCGACGATCAGGCACGCCGTCTATTCACGCTTGTCGACGTTCTCGAATACCGTCCGAAAACCAGTGGGAGTCATGGGAGTAACGACTATCGGTGGGACATCCAGGGCTGGTACGGCGGGGACTACAACCGACTCTGGTTCAAGAGCGAAGGGCAGAGGGACACGGCCTTTAAGGCAGACTACGACGTCGACTTTCAGCTCCTGTATGGGCGGTTCATCCAGAAGTATTACGATTTTCAGATCGGCCCACGCGTCGAGACTCAAACGTTCCGTGGAAGCAACAGGACCCGTGGGCTCGCTGTGATCGGAATCGAGGGACTCGTCCCCTATAACTACGAAGTCGAGTCCTCCCTGTTCATTGATCAGAACGGCGCTGTGTCCGCGCGGTTCTCGTTTAACAAGGACATGTTGCT comes from Nitrospirota bacterium and encodes:
- a CDS encoding copper resistance protein B, whose product is MLNGKGTAMQEGTLSKFSTPGDWPAPVDDQARRLFTLVDVLEYRPKTSGSHGSNDYRWDIQGWYGGDYNRLWFKSEGQRDTAFKADYDVDFQLLYGRFIQKYYDFQIGPRVETQTFRGSNRTRGLAVIGIEGLVPYNYEVESSLFIDQNGAVSARFSFNKDMLLTQRLILQTRFETNAAVQRVEEFTTGSGLNNLELGFRLRYEIRREFAPYVGFSLDRSFGETSTLVREEGGTSSQIRFVAGIRMWF